One genomic window of Chloroflexota bacterium includes the following:
- a CDS encoding response regulator — protein MARTGMTGGSDLAYLRRESFQMILILVMGALYLWIGVLFSRNLWFNRSWLSPLPIIVGLAAAFVLQREKLSSAAISAITGITLAVSLLMWRSGLDVAPYMLVIVVSLTSLLFSPQVVAGVALLCNGLVLAIGVLRFGYSPLSSEVLGPILLISAVGILSSLSVRNLYLVLHWAWERAMTAQRREEELRDQQAELARTLKALDEACRRLQHLNYELAQAREAAEEARLVKQQFVTNISHELRTPLNVIVAFSEMMYLSPESYGGVPLPPEYRGDIREIYRSSQHLLRLIDDVLDLSQIEAGRMQIYLEPADLRAVITEALDIIRPLMRGAQIELRVDIPSHLPSVLMDRARIRQVLLNLLNNARRFTHRGHITVQVAQEHEQIRVTVADTGIGIAPEDHHKVFEEFRQLDGTTTRCQNGSGLGLAISKRFVEMHGGRIWVESDGIPGHGSRFHFTLPLAGTQMVERSSVHRTPVAWMRPRGRGRTVLLLDQDPTIVRMMEQTLEQYVVVPVEDASEVPKLVAELHPRAVILNPARGRQAWRQMRTLRQRLGDAAPPVILCPLVGERQIGRALGVMDYLVKPISRAALMDLLDRQDEGVRRILILDDDPRMARLLSRMIRSAPREYEVVRAYSGSEGLRKMRRQRPDLVLLDLIMPEMDGYAVLAQMRADARLHDIPVVVITARERTPEEERRLGKGMLMVTSGSGFTNEEALRYLNGLLEAVPPPPPSRLRRAGQVGQNGQEVGLRDRLVQVGDGSQ, from the coding sequence ATGGCGAGGACGGGTATGACCGGAGGCAGTGACCTGGCTTATCTGCGAAGGGAATCCTTCCAGATGATCCTCATCCTCGTCATGGGCGCCCTGTACCTGTGGATCGGAGTCCTATTCTCGCGCAATCTCTGGTTCAATCGCTCCTGGTTAAGCCCCCTTCCGATCATCGTGGGGTTGGCCGCCGCGTTCGTCCTTCAGAGGGAGAAGCTATCCTCCGCCGCCATCAGCGCCATCACGGGCATTACGCTGGCCGTATCCCTCCTCATGTGGCGTTCCGGCCTCGACGTCGCCCCCTACATGCTGGTCATCGTCGTCAGCCTGACCAGCCTGCTGTTCAGCCCGCAAGTCGTGGCCGGCGTTGCCCTCCTGTGCAACGGCCTGGTTCTCGCCATCGGCGTCCTCCGCTTCGGCTATTCCCCTCTCTCGTCGGAAGTTCTGGGGCCGATTCTCCTCATCAGCGCGGTTGGCATCCTCTCCTCGCTTTCGGTCCGCAACCTGTACCTGGTGCTTCACTGGGCCTGGGAGCGCGCCATGACCGCGCAGCGTCGCGAGGAGGAGCTTCGAGATCAACAGGCCGAGCTGGCCCGCACGTTGAAGGCTTTAGACGAGGCCTGTCGGCGATTGCAGCACCTGAACTATGAGCTGGCCCAGGCGCGCGAGGCCGCCGAGGAGGCGCGACTCGTCAAGCAGCAGTTCGTGACCAATATCAGCCACGAGCTGCGCACGCCGCTGAACGTTATCGTCGCCTTCAGCGAGATGATGTACCTGTCCCCGGAGAGCTACGGGGGCGTCCCGCTACCCCCGGAGTATCGCGGGGACATCCGGGAGATCTACCGCAGCAGCCAGCATCTCCTCCGCCTGATCGATGACGTGCTGGACCTGTCCCAGATCGAGGCCGGCCGGATGCAGATCTATCTGGAGCCGGCCGACCTGCGTGCCGTGATCACGGAGGCTCTCGACATCATCCGCCCCCTGATGCGGGGCGCGCAGATCGAGCTGCGCGTCGACATCCCCTCCCATCTGCCTTCGGTGTTGATGGATCGGGCCCGGATACGACAGGTGTTGCTCAATCTCCTCAACAACGCCCGGCGCTTCACCCATCGCGGCCATATCACCGTGCAGGTCGCCCAGGAGCACGAACAGATCAGGGTGACCGTCGCGGATACGGGGATCGGCATCGCGCCGGAGGATCATCACAAAGTGTTCGAGGAGTTCCGGCAACTGGATGGCACTACAACCCGATGTCAGAACGGTAGTGGGCTCGGGTTGGCCATCAGCAAGCGGTTTGTGGAGATGCACGGGGGGCGCATCTGGGTGGAGAGCGATGGGATCCCCGGCCACGGCAGCCGGTTTCACTTCACGTTGCCCCTGGCAGGCACCCAGATGGTGGAGAGGAGCTCGGTGCATCGGACGCCGGTGGCCTGGATGCGGCCTCGCGGCCGCGGCCGAACCGTCTTGCTCCTGGATCAGGACCCGACCATCGTCCGCATGATGGAACAAACCCTAGAACAGTATGTGGTCGTGCCCGTTGAGGACGCCTCGGAGGTCCCCAAACTCGTCGCGGAGCTGCATCCCCGCGCTGTAATCCTCAACCCGGCCCGAGGGCGCCAGGCGTGGCGACAGATGCGAACGTTGCGCCAGCGCCTGGGGGACGCCGCCCCGCCCGTCATCCTGTGCCCTTTGGTGGGGGAACGCCAGATAGGGCGGGCCCTGGGCGTGATGGACTATCTCGTCAAGCCGATCTCTCGCGCCGCGCTCATGGACTTGCTCGATCGGCAGGACGAAGGCGTGCGTCGGATCCTCATCCTGGATGACGACCCTCGGATGGCCCGGCTCCTCTCGCGCATGATCCGCTCGGCGCCACGCGAGTATGAGGTGGTGCGCGCGTACAGCGGATCGGAGGGGCTGCGCAAGATGCGACGTCAACGCCCGGATCTCGTCCTCCTGGACCTGATCATGCCGGAGATGGATGGCTACGCTGTATTGGCCCAGATGAGGGCGGACGCCAGGTTGCACGATATCCCGGTCGTGGTGATCACCGCTCGCGAGCGCACTCCGGAGGAGGAACGTCGATTGGGGAAGGGGATGCTGATGGTCACCAGTGGGTCGGGCTTCACCAATGAGGAAGCGCTGCGTTACCTGAACGGGCTCCTCGAGGCCGTCCCCCCGCCTCCTCCCTCACGGTTACGACGCGCCGGACAGGTTGGCCAAAACGGACAGGAGGTCGGCCTGCGTGACCGGCTTGTGCAGGTAGGCGACGGCTCCCAATGA